In Polyangia bacterium, a genomic segment contains:
- a CDS encoding TonB-dependent receptor gives MTIPGMETVKDTHSKALRINLDQRRYGTFAEIGAGQEVVRWFFHVGGASGTIAKSISAYDMAVSDAIYGHAERYVCRQRLQAMLDYEHELTLARLQESRGQTTAFFTFADTVSARNYKGTNECHGWMGVKFQSRPRDQDSQIIIHVRMKDRENALQQEALGMVGVNLLYGAFFLFHEPELLIESLLDNLTTDRIEIDMIEFSGIEFRQVDNRLMSMKLVQLGLSGAAMFGPNGKVLQPSEVLYKKNVLVERGSFRPVCHVHLDMLQAAEAQFRADLGGTDEEIIPVMELTMRNLRDDGGEVNRADFLARADMLAASGMTVMISDYFRYYRLAAHLSQFTKKRIALVMGAGSLVDVFDPKYYTDLDGGILEALGRLFKDNLRLYVYPFQDPKGASLTTVNNLQLPPNISRLYSYLVDAGSIRALEQFTKEYLLINSREALRRIQTGDASWEIMVPPEVARLVKEKRFFGYRPAAEHASGDHSDPIGRAARPTIGEPN, from the coding sequence ATGACAATACCCGGCATGGAGACCGTCAAGGACACCCACTCGAAAGCGCTGCGCATCAACCTCGATCAGCGACGGTACGGCACCTTCGCCGAGATCGGCGCCGGACAGGAAGTCGTCCGCTGGTTTTTTCACGTCGGGGGCGCCTCCGGGACCATCGCCAAGAGCATCTCGGCCTATGACATGGCGGTCAGCGATGCCATCTACGGCCACGCCGAGCGGTACGTCTGTCGCCAGCGCCTGCAGGCCATGCTGGACTACGAACACGAGCTGACGCTGGCGCGCTTGCAAGAGAGCCGCGGACAGACGACGGCCTTCTTCACCTTTGCGGACACGGTGTCGGCGCGCAATTACAAGGGCACCAACGAATGCCACGGCTGGATGGGCGTCAAGTTCCAGTCCAGGCCGCGCGACCAGGACAGCCAGATCATCATTCACGTGCGCATGAAGGATCGCGAAAACGCCCTGCAACAGGAGGCGCTGGGCATGGTCGGCGTGAACCTGCTCTACGGCGCGTTCTTTCTTTTTCACGAGCCGGAACTGCTGATCGAATCGCTGCTGGATAACCTGACCACCGACCGCATCGAGATCGACATGATCGAATTCTCCGGCATCGAGTTCCGGCAGGTCGACAACCGCCTGATGAGCATGAAGCTGGTGCAGCTGGGTTTGTCGGGCGCGGCGATGTTCGGGCCGAACGGCAAGGTCCTGCAGCCGTCGGAGGTGCTGTACAAGAAGAACGTCCTGGTCGAACGCGGCAGCTTCCGTCCGGTGTGCCACGTTCACCTGGACATGTTACAAGCCGCCGAGGCGCAGTTCCGCGCTGACCTGGGCGGCACCGACGAGGAGATTATCCCGGTCATGGAATTGACCATGCGCAACCTGCGCGACGACGGCGGCGAAGTGAACCGCGCCGACTTTCTCGCCCGCGCTGACATGCTGGCGGCGTCGGGGATGACAGTGATGATCTCCGATTACTTCCGGTACTACCGCCTGGCCGCGCACCTGTCGCAGTTCACCAAGAAACGGATCGCCTTGGTGATGGGCGCCGGCAGCTTGGTCGACGTGTTCGATCCCAAGTACTACACGGATCTCGACGGTGGCATCCTTGAAGCGCTGGGGCGATTGTTCAAAGACAACCTGCGCCTTTACGTCTATCCATTTCAGGATCCCAAAGGCGCGTCGCTGACGACGGTCAATAACCTGCAGCTGCCGCCGAACATATCCAGGCTGTACAGCTATCTGGTCGACGCCGGCAGCATCCGCGCCCTGGAGCAGTTCACCAAGGAATACCTGCTGATCAATTCGCGCGAGGCCTTGCGCCGTATCCAGACCGGCGATGCCTCGTGGGAGATCATGGTCCCGCCCGAGGTGGCCCGCCTGGTCAAAGAGAAGCGCTTCTTCGGCTACCGCCCCGCCGCCGAGCACGCCAGCGGCGACCACAGCGACCCTATCGGCCGCGCCGCCCGTCCCACCATCGGCGAGCCGAACTGA
- the erpA gene encoding iron-sulfur cluster insertion protein ErpA has protein sequence MVGLSDKAAEKVKEIRGEENIEDSYALRLKVQGGGCSGFSYDLFFDQPQETDQSFDVKGVKLICDQMSLMYLAGTEIDYVEGLHGAGFKFNNPNVKSTCGCGSSFSA, from the coding sequence ATTGTCGGCCTGTCCGACAAGGCGGCCGAGAAGGTCAAGGAGATCCGCGGCGAAGAGAACATCGAGGACAGCTACGCGCTGCGCTTGAAGGTTCAGGGCGGCGGTTGCTCGGGTTTTTCGTACGACCTGTTTTTCGACCAACCCCAGGAGACCGACCAATCGTTCGACGTCAAGGGCGTAAAGCTTATCTGCGACCAGATGAGCCTGATGTACCTGGCGGGCACCGAGATCGACTACGTCGAGGGCCTGCACGGCGCCGGCTTCAAGTTCAACAACCCGAACGTCAAGTCGACGTGCGGTTGCGGCAGCAGCTTCAGCGCTTGA
- the moeB gene encoding molybdopterin-synthase adenylyltransferase MoeB — protein sequence MSFGSYLKDVKARIRETDVESVRKVVESSKGQSGDGNGAGPILVDVREKDEWTEGFIPGARWIPRGFLELRIEDQVPEKSSEIILYCAGGTRSALAAQALETLGYTNVKSMAGGFTAWKRAGLGYDRPYVMTQEQSLRYARHTMLPEVGEAGQVKLLKSKVLCLGAGGLGSPSGLYLAAAGVGTLGFVDDDVVDASNLQRQILHSTERVGLPKVESAKKAIAGLNPDVKVIPHQTRLSSENVMDIIKDYDVIVDGADNFPTRYLLNDAALKLGKPVVHASIYRFEGQLTSFIPNQGPCYRCLYPSPPPPDMAPSCQEAGVLGVLCGVIGTLQANEAIKIILGIGKSMAGRLLMFDALGLKFRELKLRKDPHCPTCGEGIKPENIELIDYQEFCNVRL from the coding sequence ATGAGCTTCGGAAGTTACCTCAAGGACGTCAAAGCGCGCATCCGGGAAACCGACGTTGAATCGGTGCGCAAGGTGGTCGAGTCCAGCAAGGGCCAGTCAGGCGACGGCAACGGCGCCGGCCCCATCCTGGTCGACGTTCGCGAGAAGGATGAATGGACCGAGGGTTTCATCCCCGGCGCGCGCTGGATCCCACGCGGTTTCCTCGAGCTGCGCATCGAGGATCAGGTGCCCGAAAAATCGTCGGAGATCATCCTCTACTGCGCCGGCGGCACGCGATCGGCGCTGGCCGCGCAGGCGCTGGAGACCCTGGGTTACACCAACGTCAAGTCGATGGCCGGCGGCTTCACCGCCTGGAAACGAGCAGGCCTGGGCTACGACCGTCCGTACGTGATGACCCAGGAGCAGTCGCTGCGCTACGCCCGCCATACCATGCTCCCGGAGGTTGGCGAGGCGGGGCAGGTCAAGCTGCTCAAATCGAAGGTGCTGTGCCTGGGGGCGGGCGGCCTCGGTTCGCCGTCGGGTTTGTACCTGGCCGCGGCCGGCGTCGGCACGCTGGGCTTCGTCGACGACGACGTGGTGGATGCGTCCAACCTGCAGCGCCAGATCCTCCATTCGACCGAACGGGTGGGCTTGCCCAAGGTGGAATCGGCGAAGAAGGCCATCGCCGGCCTGAACCCCGACGTCAAGGTGATCCCCCACCAGACGCGCCTGTCGTCAGAGAACGTCATGGACATCATCAAGGACTACGATGTCATCGTCGACGGGGCCGACAACTTCCCTACGCGTTACTTGTTGAACGACGCCGCGCTGAAGCTGGGCAAGCCGGTGGTCCACGCCAGCATCTATCGGTTCGAAGGCCAGCTGACGTCGTTCATCCCCAACCAAGGGCCGTGCTATCGCTGCCTGTACCCCTCGCCGCCGCCGCCGGACATGGCGCCGTCGTGCCAGGAGGCGGGCGTGCTGGGTGTCCTGTGTGGCGTGATCGGTACGCTGCAGGCCAATGAAGCCATCAAGATCATCCTGGGCATCGGCAAGTCGATGGCGGGCCGCCTGTTGATGTTCGACGCTCTGGGACTGAAGTTCCGGGAGCTGAAACTGCGAAAAGATCCTCACTGCCCGACCTGCGGCGAGGGCATCAAGCCGGAGAACATTGAGCTCATCGACTACCAGGAGTTCTGCAACGTCCGCCTCTAA
- a CDS encoding FAD-dependent oxidoreductase, which translates to MGIPGFHYADLFDPAQLAALDVRFREALAAAEAPLAAKYEAYRSGAAPLGGPEESELLIAVSRVLSEFVARLFRVEAPRTALLAEAAREQAIFRFKEFVLRRASKKYPASTWPASDETTRQAIAARADVRALAEAAFPESVAAGDEELTVARVTAALLDIEDPYRRLAESQTTDPVPAAMVVRLDQIVARVGGGVTADLAGVRALLDRFERFASVHRFDAHAHHTLHGWVSLHVPHTLDYDHLVPLRRPNERLANVMEGPADHLRRRDGFAITDRRMSPREIANEVDYCLYCHDREKDSCSHGMRDKQGALRKNPLGIPLKGCPLDERISEMHILKKGGDSLGALALICIDNPMLPGTGHRICNDCMKGCVYQKQEPVNIPQTETATLTDVLRMPWGFEIYSFLTRWNPLNRRRPYALPYNGKNVLVVGLGPAGYTLSHHLVNEGFGVVGIEGLKIEPLPSDLVGADAWPPRALERFEDIEAELDNRILGGFGGVAEYGITVRWDKNFLTTIHLALTRRQTFRAYGGVRFGGTLDADDAFKWGFDHIALAAGAGKPTIIDMENNLIRGVRKASDFLMALQLTGGFKKDSLANLQVRLPAVVIGGGLTGIDTATEVAAYYPVQVEKFLERWETLCHDSDGEDSLYKMYDDEELAVAREFLAHGRAIRAERERATAAGGTPNFAPLVDAWGGVSLVYRRKMQDAPAYRLNHEEISKFFEEGVRFIEKLSPIKCVPDENGALEAVEFEKLEDQNGMLAPTGERLTLPVRSLFVAAGTQPNITYEREREGSFEIDPRAKAFKSFKAVRDADGKLQLQLPAAGEVGFFTSMNRDGKLVSFYGDNHPVYAGSVVKAMSSAKHGYPHVVALFEPELQALRAQDQPARDAAWQTLAAHLDRELRATVVKVNRLTATIVEVVVRARAAARQFEPGQFFRLQNFESLSPVLPASDRAHRPSRLQMEGMALTGAWVDEKEGLLSMIVLEMGGSSRLCAALAPGEPVVVMGPTGTPTEIPVQESVVLCGGGLGNAVLFSIARAMRDAGSRVLYFAGYRRKDDIYKVEEIEAATDQVIWSVDDGELPEAHRPQDLVFRGNIVAAMDAFARGQLGEVVIPLSSCSRIIAIGSNGMMAAIQRARHALLAPHLHPEHVAIASINSPMQCMMKEICAQCLQKHIDPVTGKEVVVFSCSNQDQLQDRVDWKNLGARLRQNTVQEKLTDRWVRHILARHRLALV; encoded by the coding sequence CTGGGCATCCCGGGGTTCCACTACGCCGATCTTTTTGATCCGGCGCAGCTGGCGGCTCTGGACGTGCGCTTTCGCGAGGCGCTCGCCGCCGCCGAAGCGCCGCTGGCGGCGAAGTACGAAGCGTATCGCTCGGGCGCGGCGCCGCTCGGTGGCCCGGAAGAATCCGAGCTGCTGATCGCCGTCTCCCGCGTGCTGTCGGAATTCGTCGCGCGCCTGTTTCGCGTCGAGGCGCCGCGGACCGCGCTTCTGGCCGAGGCGGCGCGCGAGCAGGCGATCTTTCGTTTCAAAGAATTCGTTCTCCGACGGGCGAGCAAGAAATACCCGGCTTCGACCTGGCCGGCCAGCGACGAGACCACCCGCCAGGCGATCGCCGCCCGTGCCGACGTTCGCGCCCTGGCGGAGGCGGCCTTCCCCGAATCCGTGGCGGCCGGCGATGAAGAGCTGACCGTGGCGCGCGTGACGGCTGCGCTGCTGGACATAGAAGATCCGTATCGCCGCCTGGCCGAGAGCCAGACGACCGATCCCGTTCCGGCGGCGATGGTCGTCCGGCTCGATCAGATCGTGGCGCGCGTCGGTGGCGGCGTCACCGCCGATCTGGCGGGGGTGCGCGCGCTGCTGGACAGATTTGAGCGGTTTGCCTCCGTGCACCGCTTCGATGCCCACGCCCACCACACGCTGCACGGCTGGGTGTCGCTGCATGTTCCGCACACCCTGGATTACGACCACCTGGTTCCGCTGCGCCGGCCGAACGAACGCCTGGCCAACGTGATGGAAGGCCCGGCCGATCACCTGCGCCGCCGCGACGGCTTTGCCATCACCGACCGTCGGATGTCGCCGCGCGAGATCGCCAACGAGGTCGACTATTGTCTTTACTGCCACGACCGCGAGAAGGATTCGTGCTCGCACGGCATGCGCGACAAGCAGGGCGCGCTGAGGAAGAACCCGCTCGGCATTCCGCTCAAGGGCTGCCCGCTGGACGAACGCATCAGCGAGATGCACATCCTGAAAAAAGGCGGCGATTCGCTGGGCGCGCTGGCCCTGATCTGCATCGACAACCCGATGCTGCCCGGCACCGGCCACCGCATCTGCAACGACTGCATGAAGGGCTGCGTCTATCAGAAGCAAGAGCCGGTCAACATCCCGCAGACCGAGACCGCCACCCTGACCGACGTCCTGAGGATGCCGTGGGGTTTCGAGATCTATTCCTTCCTCACGCGCTGGAACCCGCTCAACCGCCGGCGCCCGTACGCGCTGCCGTACAACGGCAAGAACGTGCTGGTGGTCGGCCTGGGCCCGGCCGGATACACGCTGTCGCACCACCTGGTGAACGAAGGCTTCGGCGTGGTGGGCATCGAAGGTCTGAAGATTGAGCCGCTGCCGTCGGATCTGGTGGGCGCCGACGCCTGGCCGCCGCGCGCGCTGGAGCGGTTCGAAGACATCGAGGCCGAACTGGACAACCGCATCCTGGGCGGCTTCGGCGGCGTCGCCGAATACGGCATCACCGTTCGCTGGGACAAGAATTTTCTCACCACCATTCACCTGGCGCTGACCCGCCGGCAGACGTTCCGCGCGTACGGCGGCGTGCGCTTCGGCGGCACGCTGGACGCCGACGACGCGTTCAAGTGGGGCTTCGACCACATCGCGCTGGCGGCGGGCGCCGGCAAGCCGACCATCATCGACATGGAAAACAACCTGATCCGGGGTGTGCGCAAGGCCTCGGACTTCTTGATGGCCCTGCAGCTGACCGGCGGTTTCAAAAAGGATTCGCTGGCCAATCTGCAGGTGCGCCTGCCGGCGGTGGTGATCGGCGGCGGCCTGACCGGCATCGACACGGCCACCGAGGTGGCGGCGTATTACCCGGTGCAGGTCGAGAAGTTCCTCGAGCGCTGGGAGACGCTGTGCCACGACAGCGACGGTGAAGACTCCCTTTACAAGATGTACGACGACGAAGAATTGGCGGTGGCCCGCGAGTTTCTGGCCCACGGGCGCGCCATTCGCGCCGAGCGCGAGCGCGCGACGGCCGCCGGCGGAACGCCGAACTTCGCGCCGCTGGTCGATGCCTGGGGCGGGGTCTCGCTGGTGTACCGGCGAAAGATGCAGGACGCGCCGGCGTACCGCTTGAACCACGAAGAGATCTCGAAGTTCTTCGAGGAGGGCGTGCGCTTTATCGAGAAGCTATCGCCCATCAAGTGCGTCCCCGACGAAAATGGCGCCCTGGAAGCGGTCGAGTTCGAAAAGCTGGAAGATCAGAACGGCATGCTGGCCCCGACCGGCGAACGGTTGACGCTGCCGGTGCGGAGCCTGTTCGTCGCCGCCGGCACGCAGCCCAACATCACCTATGAACGCGAACGCGAGGGATCATTCGAGATCGATCCCAGGGCGAAGGCTTTCAAGAGCTTCAAGGCGGTGCGCGACGCCGACGGGAAATTGCAGTTGCAGCTTCCGGCTGCCGGCGAGGTGGGCTTCTTCACCTCGATGAACCGCGACGGCAAGCTGGTCAGTTTCTACGGCGACAATCACCCGGTTTACGCCGGGTCGGTGGTCAAGGCGATGTCGTCGGCCAAGCACGGCTACCCGCACGTCGTCGCGCTGTTCGAGCCCGAGCTGCAGGCGCTGCGCGCGCAGGATCAACCGGCGCGCGATGCCGCCTGGCAGACGCTGGCCGCGCACCTTGATCGTGAACTGCGCGCCACGGTGGTGAAGGTGAACCGTCTGACGGCGACCATCGTCGAGGTGGTGGTGCGCGCCCGGGCGGCCGCGCGCCAGTTCGAACCCGGGCAGTTCTTCCGCCTGCAAAACTTCGAGAGCCTGTCGCCGGTGCTGCCGGCGTCGGACCGCGCCCATCGACCGAGCCGCTTGCAGATGGAAGGCATGGCCTTGACCGGCGCCTGGGTCGACGAAAAAGAAGGTCTTTTGTCGATGATCGTCCTCGAGATGGGCGGCAGCTCGCGCCTGTGCGCGGCGCTGGCCCCCGGCGAGCCGGTGGTGGTGATGGGCCCGACCGGTACACCGACCGAGATCCCGGTGCAAGAGTCGGTCGTGCTCTGCGGCGGGGGCCTCGGCAACGCGGTGCTGTTCTCGATCGCCCGGGCCATGCGCGACGCCGGCAGCCGCGTGTTGTACTTCGCCGGTTACCGCCGCAAGGACGACATCTACAAGGTCGAAGAGATCGAAGCCGCCACCGATCAGGTCATCTGGAGCGTCGACGACGGCGAGCTGCCGGAGGCGCACCGCCCGCAGGATCTGGTCTTCCGCGGCAACATCGTCGCGGCGATGGACGCCTTTGCGCGAGGACAATTGGGTGAGGTGGTGATTCCCCTCAGCTCGTGCAGTCGGATCATCGCCATCGGCAGCAACGGCATGATGGCCGCCATCCAGCGGGCGCGCCACGCCCTGCTGGCGCCGCACCTGCATCCCGAGCATGTGGCCATCGCGTCGATCAACTCGCCCATGCAGTGCATGATGAAAGAAATCTGCGCCCAGTGCCTGCAAAAGCACATCGATCCGGTGACCGGCAAAGAGGTCGTGGTGTTCAGCTGCTCGAACCAGGATCAGCTGCAAGATCGGGTCGACTGGAAGAACCTGGGCGCGCGCCTGCGGCAAAACACCGTGCAGGAAAAACTGACCGACCGCTGGGTGCGCCACATCCTGGCGCGCCACCGCTTGGCGCTGGTTTAA
- a CDS encoding adenylate/guanylate cyclase domain-containing protein, giving the protein MAKIIVIGNDQQREYELGGINTVGRHPDNTLQILDRIVSKEHAQIIRQPDGRFLFRDLGSLNGSFLAGERVNEHLLRDGDEIMLGSTSLRFQERSASEALLQRVTIAPSSTEALIRQKIQAPPASREFLPEREIFDVEVLRRDYEKLRLANELGRSIGLEVNLELLLEKIIMKAFDLLPADRGVILLMEDGVPRPKVAKTRDGKNEQIILSTSIINEVVNNKASVLSSDATMDSRFSGAHSVIMQGIRSTMTVPLLHHDNLLGVMHLDSMIATNAFTEKDLQIFGGVASQAAVAIHNSTLARAIEQEAKTRAQFQRLLSPNLVDQVVQGKLQLEKGGALSEITLLFSDIRGFTSMSESRAPQEIVRMLNEYFELMVDVIFKHEGTLDKFVGDEIIALFGAPVPLLNPELKAVECALDMMRVLSEFNRTRLAEGQHEIKIGIGINTGTVVTGAIGSSRALQYTAIGDAVNTTSRLCSVAQSGQVILSEATYRKVAAHISAVPLPPVRVKGKTDELRVYNAVASRLHPTWAEERTG; this is encoded by the coding sequence ATGGCCAAGATCATTGTCATCGGCAACGACCAGCAGCGTGAATACGAGCTGGGAGGCATCAACACCGTCGGCCGCCACCCCGACAACACGCTGCAGATCCTGGATCGCATCGTGTCAAAGGAGCACGCCCAGATCATTCGACAGCCCGACGGGCGGTTTCTGTTCCGCGACCTCGGCAGCTTGAACGGCTCGTTCCTGGCCGGCGAACGCGTCAACGAACACCTGCTGCGCGACGGCGACGAGATCATGCTGGGGTCGACGTCGCTGAGATTTCAAGAACGATCGGCGTCCGAGGCCCTGCTGCAGCGGGTGACCATCGCCCCGTCGTCCACCGAGGCGCTGATCCGCCAGAAGATCCAGGCCCCGCCGGCTTCGCGCGAGTTCCTGCCCGAGCGGGAGATCTTCGACGTGGAGGTCCTGCGGCGCGACTACGAGAAGCTGCGCCTGGCCAATGAACTCGGGCGATCGATCGGCCTCGAGGTCAACCTCGAGCTGCTACTGGAAAAGATCATCATGAAGGCCTTCGACCTTCTGCCCGCTGACCGGGGCGTGATCTTGCTGATGGAAGACGGCGTGCCGCGCCCCAAGGTGGCCAAGACCCGCGACGGCAAGAACGAACAGATCATCCTGTCGACCTCGATCATCAACGAGGTGGTGAACAACAAGGCGTCGGTGCTGTCGTCGGACGCCACCATGGACAGCCGGTTCTCCGGCGCGCACTCGGTGATCATGCAGGGCATCCGGTCGACCATGACCGTTCCCCTGCTTCACCACGACAACCTCTTGGGCGTCATGCACCTGGATTCGATGATCGCCACCAACGCCTTCACCGAGAAGGATCTGCAGATCTTCGGCGGCGTGGCCAGTCAGGCCGCGGTGGCCATCCACAATTCGACCCTGGCGCGGGCCATTGAACAGGAGGCGAAGACGCGGGCGCAGTTCCAGCGCTTGCTGTCGCCGAACCTGGTCGATCAAGTGGTGCAGGGCAAACTGCAGCTGGAAAAAGGCGGCGCCCTGTCGGAGATCACCCTGCTTTTCTCGGACATCCGCGGCTTCACCTCGATGAGCGAATCGCGGGCGCCGCAGGAGATCGTCCGCATGTTGAACGAATACTTCGAGCTGATGGTCGACGTGATCTTCAAGCACGAAGGCACCCTGGACAAGTTCGTGGGCGACGAGATCATCGCCCTTTTCGGCGCCCCGGTTCCGCTGCTCAACCCCGAGCTCAAGGCCGTCGAGTGCGCGCTGGACATGATGCGCGTGCTGTCCGAGTTCAACCGCACCCGCCTGGCCGAGGGCCAGCACGAGATCAAGATCGGCATCGGCATCAACACCGGCACGGTGGTCACCGGGGCCATCGGCAGCTCGCGCGCGCTGCAGTACACCGCCATCGGCGACGCCGTGAACACCACCTCGCGCCTGTGCAGCGTGGCGCAGTCCGGTCAGGTGATCTTGTCGGAGGCCACCTATCGCAAGGTCGCCGCCCATATCTCGGCGGTGCCGCTGCCGCCGGTGCGGGTCAAAGGCAAGACCGACGAACTACGCGTCTACAACGCCGTCGCCAGCCGCCTGCACCCGACCTGGGCCGAAGAAAGAACCGGTTAA
- a CDS encoding lysylphosphatidylglycerol synthase domain-containing protein, with translation MRGKLAKAAAWIITLGLLGWLFWRTPFADVWHATRAAAPWTVPVAVLLFGCVYLGDSFAMWKTFGWFLAPFSFGQILLVRGATYLLAAVNYNVGQGAIIYFVNRARGVPVMRGVATVLLIMGVNVLALLLLTSGGLVFAPQAPPSLRVIITAAYAGLLVYIAVVVARPRWLAQRPIFDVLLSAGLGGHLKALLVRLPHIAALVAFQTAALRAFGVAVPLVQAIVCLPVVFFISVLPISVQGLGTTQAAMVFFFARYAPGDKTAQDAAVLAASLVNQVLALTCQVVVGLACLRSRAGRELRTASHAADTAQAFDANAPQR, from the coding sequence ATGCGCGGCAAGCTGGCCAAGGCGGCGGCCTGGATCATCACCCTCGGTCTGCTGGGCTGGCTGTTCTGGCGCACGCCGTTCGCCGACGTCTGGCACGCCACCCGCGCCGCCGCACCCTGGACCGTGCCGGTGGCCGTGCTGCTGTTCGGCTGCGTCTACCTCGGCGACTCGTTCGCCATGTGGAAGACCTTCGGCTGGTTCCTGGCGCCGTTTTCCTTCGGGCAGATCTTGCTGGTTCGTGGCGCCACCTACTTGCTGGCCGCCGTGAACTACAACGTCGGCCAGGGCGCGATCATCTATTTCGTCAACCGCGCGCGCGGCGTGCCGGTGATGCGCGGGGTGGCCACCGTCCTTTTGATCATGGGCGTGAACGTGCTGGCCCTGCTGCTTCTGACCAGCGGCGGCCTTGTGTTCGCGCCCCAGGCGCCGCCCAGCTTGCGGGTGATCATCACCGCCGCCTATGCCGGCTTGCTGGTGTACATCGCCGTGGTGGTGGCCCGCCCGCGCTGGCTGGCCCAGCGGCCGATCTTCGACGTGCTGCTGTCCGCGGGCCTCGGCGGTCACCTGAAAGCGTTGCTGGTCCGGCTGCCGCACATCGCCGCGCTGGTGGCGTTTCAGACCGCCGCCCTGCGCGCCTTCGGCGTGGCGGTGCCGCTGGTGCAGGCGATCGTCTGTCTGCCGGTGGTGTTCTTCATCAGCGTGCTTCCGATCTCCGTGCAGGGTCTCGGCACCACGCAAGCGGCGATGGTTTTCTTTTTTGCCCGCTATGCCCCGGGCGACAAGACCGCTCAAGATGCCGCCGTGCTGGCCGCCAGCCTGGTCAATCAAGTGCTGGCCCTGACCTGTCAGGTGGTGGTGGGCCTGGCCTGTCTGCGCAGCCGCGCCGGCCGCGAGCTGCGCACCGCCTCGCACGCCGCCGACACCGCCCAGGCTTTTGACGCGAACGCGCCGCAACGTTAA
- a CDS encoding serine/threonine-protein kinase, with protein sequence MQHRHPHFLRTPDSLIGRVVSDRYRIIRKLGQPGIAGLYFAEHLLVNRNVALQIILPEVRRPDVLRAFLDQARTIARIGHENIVEIFCCGQSPDDFVFVATAYLEGENLRALLGREGPLPLGRAKAIVRQLCAALGPVHEHRIVHRDLKPENIFLTGRNGTRDFVKLLNFGVATLTTAALEEGETGSGQLCSAPAYVAPEVALAQAADHRADIYSLGCLLYEMLTGTPPFEGRSVVDVINKHIQDSPLPMRTRRPDLDIGADIDGVVMRALEKDPDRRYTTVADLAVAVEQCRSASRRLIAFAAEGVVGRDDDRRAAPNKPPATRLAKATVIAALSCAAAIATYAALHGF encoded by the coding sequence ATGCAGCATCGACACCCGCACTTTCTTCGCACGCCTGACTCGCTGATCGGACGCGTGGTCTCCGACCGCTACCGCATCATCCGCAAGCTTGGCCAGCCGGGCATCGCCGGCCTCTACTTCGCCGAGCACCTACTGGTCAATCGCAACGTCGCCCTGCAGATCATCCTGCCCGAGGTGCGGCGCCCCGACGTGCTGCGCGCTTTCCTGGACCAGGCCCGCACCATCGCCCGCATCGGCCACGAGAACATCGTCGAGATCTTCTGCTGCGGCCAGTCCCCCGACGACTTTGTCTTCGTCGCCACCGCGTACCTGGAAGGCGAGAACCTGCGCGCGCTGCTGGGCCGCGAAGGGCCGCTGCCGCTCGGGCGGGCCAAGGCCATCGTGCGCCAGCTTTGCGCCGCGCTCGGACCGGTGCACGAACACCGCATCGTCCACCGCGATCTCAAACCGGAAAACATCTTCCTCACCGGCCGCAACGGCACGCGCGACTTCGTCAAGCTGCTGAACTTCGGCGTCGCCACGCTGACCACCGCCGCGCTGGAGGAAGGCGAGACCGGCTCGGGCCAGCTTTGCAGCGCGCCCGCCTACGTCGCGCCCGAGGTGGCGCTGGCGCAGGCGGCGGATCACCGCGCCGACATCTATTCTCTCGGCTGCCTGCTGTACGAGATGCTGACCGGCACGCCGCCCTTCGAAGGACGCTCCGTCGTCGACGTCATCAATAAACACATTCAAGACTCGCCGCTGCCGATGCGCACGCGCCGGCCCGATCTCGACATCGGCGCCGACATCGACGGCGTGGTGATGCGGGCGCTGGAAAAAGATCCTGACCGTCGTTACACCACCGTCGCTGACCTGGCTGTCGCCGTCGAGCAGTGCCGCAGCGCCAGCCGCCGCCTGATCGCCTTCGCCGCCGAGGGCGTGGTGGGCCGCGACGACGACCGCCGCGCCGCCCCCAACAAACCACCCGCCACCCGCCTGGCCAAGGCCACGGTGATCGCCGCCCTCTCCTGCGCCGCCGCCATCGCCACCTACGCCGCCCTGCACGGCTTTTAA